A single Pieris rapae chromosome 2, ilPieRapa1.1, whole genome shotgun sequence DNA region contains:
- the LOC110992643 gene encoding ankyrin repeat domain-containing protein 50 isoform X2: MSLAEFENWAPNAPIVMETSSHSVTLKWSPGDYRHLQNDLVYTVQRKEKMPPWVTVYSGGKTLKAIENLAPTQPHKFRLKIAFKRRAANNPKMNDQPTDNSQFDAREYTDPNKILQSLWSDETWANTASDGTTVACLCMAVRCGYGKQVQQMLDERPILLSAINAATGLTPLATAVIKGDTNMVGILLGRGADLEHRSSIGRTPLHLAVLAGHSLLVELLIDHGADIEARDINHLGVEHLAVDSGNLETLKFVLDRGDLNVTDNNGWTPLFRAICQGASTGVIEELVKRGSTLKVTDRAGLTLIAAARLLTDKHGKRRDSVLRMVDAQFHHEKVVASFTRVTKKISSVQALRTNK; this comes from the exons ATGTCTTTAGCTGAGTTTGAGAATTGGGCTCCTAATGCCCCGATAGTAATGGAAACTAGCAGTCACAGTGTGACTCTAAAGTGGTCCCCTGGAGACTATAGGCATCTCCAGAACGATCTCGTGTATACGGTGCAGAGGAAGGAGAAGATGCCACCCTGGGTCACTGTATATAG CGGCGGGAAAACATTGAAAGCAATCGAGAACCTGGCCCCCACACAGCCTCACAAATTCCGCCTCAAGATCGCTTTCAAACGTAGAGCAGCGAATAATCCAAAGATGAATGATCAGCCTACGGATAATTCACAGTTCGACGCGAG GGAATATACAGATCCGAATAAGATTTTACAGTCACTGTGGTCTGACGAGACTTGGGCAAATACTGCCAGTGATGGCACTACAGTTGCTTGTCTGTGCATGGCGGTCCGTTGCGGATATGGCAAACAA GTGCAGCAGATGCTAGATGAACGCCCAATCCTTCTGTCTGCCATTAACGCTGCGACAGGCCTAACACCGCTTGCAACTGCTGTTATAAAAG gtGATACCAATATGGTGGGAATTCTGTTAGGTCGAGGCGCAGACTTGGAGCACCGTTCTAGTATTGGACGAACACCGCTACACCTAGCCGTTTTAGCTGGACACAGCTTACTTGTAGAACTACTTATAGATCATGGCGCTGATATAGAG GCTCGAGATATAAACCACCTAGGCGTGGAGCACCTTGCAGTAGACTCTGGTAATCTAGAAACCCTAAAGTTTGTTCTGGACCGAGGAGACCTCAATGTTACGGATAATAATGGGTGGACACCCCTATTCAGAGCTA TTTGTCAAGGAGCAAGCACGGGTGTTATAGAGGAATTAGTGAAACGTGGTAGTACTTTGAAGGTGACTGACCGCGCTGGCCTTACTCTAATTGCTGCAGCCAGACTTCTCACTGACAAACA tggTAAGCGACGTGACTCAGTTTTGCGAATGGTTGACGCACAGTTTCATCACGAGAAGGTGGTCGCCAGCTTCACTCGAGTCACTAAGAAGATTTCCAGTGTTCAAGCTCTGCGTACTAATAAGTGA
- the LOC110992643 gene encoding ankyrin repeat domain-containing protein 50 isoform X1 has protein sequence MSLAEFENWAPNAPIVMETSSHSVTLKWSPGDYRHLQNDLVYTVQRKEKMPPWVTVYSGGKTLKAIENLAPTQPHKFRLKIAFKRRAANNPKMNDQPTDNSQFDARLREYTDPNKILQSLWSDETWANTASDGTTVACLCMAVRCGYGKQVQQMLDERPILLSAINAATGLTPLATAVIKGDTNMVGILLGRGADLEHRSSIGRTPLHLAVLAGHSLLVELLIDHGADIEARDINHLGVEHLAVDSGNLETLKFVLDRGDLNVTDNNGWTPLFRAICQGASTGVIEELVKRGSTLKVTDRAGLTLIAAARLLTDKHGKRRDSVLRMVDAQFHHEKVVASFTRVTKKISSVQALRTNK, from the exons ATGTCTTTAGCTGAGTTTGAGAATTGGGCTCCTAATGCCCCGATAGTAATGGAAACTAGCAGTCACAGTGTGACTCTAAAGTGGTCCCCTGGAGACTATAGGCATCTCCAGAACGATCTCGTGTATACGGTGCAGAGGAAGGAGAAGATGCCACCCTGGGTCACTGTATATAG CGGCGGGAAAACATTGAAAGCAATCGAGAACCTGGCCCCCACACAGCCTCACAAATTCCGCCTCAAGATCGCTTTCAAACGTAGAGCAGCGAATAATCCAAAGATGAATGATCAGCCTACGGATAATTCACAGTTCGACGCGAGGTTACG GGAATATACAGATCCGAATAAGATTTTACAGTCACTGTGGTCTGACGAGACTTGGGCAAATACTGCCAGTGATGGCACTACAGTTGCTTGTCTGTGCATGGCGGTCCGTTGCGGATATGGCAAACAA GTGCAGCAGATGCTAGATGAACGCCCAATCCTTCTGTCTGCCATTAACGCTGCGACAGGCCTAACACCGCTTGCAACTGCTGTTATAAAAG gtGATACCAATATGGTGGGAATTCTGTTAGGTCGAGGCGCAGACTTGGAGCACCGTTCTAGTATTGGACGAACACCGCTACACCTAGCCGTTTTAGCTGGACACAGCTTACTTGTAGAACTACTTATAGATCATGGCGCTGATATAGAG GCTCGAGATATAAACCACCTAGGCGTGGAGCACCTTGCAGTAGACTCTGGTAATCTAGAAACCCTAAAGTTTGTTCTGGACCGAGGAGACCTCAATGTTACGGATAATAATGGGTGGACACCCCTATTCAGAGCTA TTTGTCAAGGAGCAAGCACGGGTGTTATAGAGGAATTAGTGAAACGTGGTAGTACTTTGAAGGTGACTGACCGCGCTGGCCTTACTCTAATTGCTGCAGCCAGACTTCTCACTGACAAACA tggTAAGCGACGTGACTCAGTTTTGCGAATGGTTGACGCACAGTTTCATCACGAGAAGGTGGTCGCCAGCTTCACTCGAGTCACTAAGAAGATTTCCAGTGTTCAAGCTCTGCGTACTAATAAGTGA